atttcataaatgcttccataacttctttgttttcaaaagttagaagtttatgattccaaggcatgattcctttcctgataacccgtaaatgtttttgaaaatgtccgtatttttccacaagaaaggtttatgattttgtaagctcttatgacaacaatgatggatatgtttttatcatgatgacaatgatgccaaagatgagaatgtagagctatttattgatttctcaatttattcatagATGgcgactttatttctaaatcttccaaagtatatgaattgacgccttatgagatttatgatcttattctatgttctcttaatgttattcttcattgatagtctccccttataataattgttccttcaaggtgagataaagcgatgatgattattccataatataatcggaggttaccgaccttacgtcactccgatagagttatagcttttcttgggctctcatgcatgctgcttatatgatatatgtatatgtatatgtatatgtgtatggggaatatgggaaaaacggccagagcgctatagactctaatatatgtacatgatacatgtatatgtatatgggaaagagggccagagcgttatatatgcgtaaccacctgatcagttggtattatatgacatgatattatcccggacgcgagatgcccagacacgggacatatgtggctaaatggatcggagccgacgcctcggcaatatgaaatgttctattttctgtatacatgaacaagaaatgtttttcaaagaaagtattactatgtatatatgtatatatgtatatgtgtggatcgggctgcacgttccgcagcactaagcatgcatggtacccgccaaaaaggcactcatatgtacagcttactcttttatcttacgatatgctctatatttcctttgtgttattattcatgctatgtatccctcatatgttattattcatgccttacatactcggtacgttactcgtactgacgtcccttcttgtggacgctgcgttcatgccggcaggatcaggtagctagttagacgattcgcagcagtaggacctcccctcagcagcagtcagtacgctccattgatccggagctacaccccttttggtatgctaccCCGTtgcgtacatatatgggtacggcagggccttgtcctgtcatttctacagtttgtactccatagaggtctgtagacagtgatgtGTATTCATGATATTATGCAACCTTGTCGgcgtttattttgttgtacagtatacaTGTGGCAGCCAAGTCGGCTcgcgctgttactctcagtgtttacatttatatgtatgcgttggtcgtgagttcccggtacggtgtcttttatgttgattgttcaggagacagtccagctcagttacagattgtgtatgggcccaggatagtcagtgagaggtaaatgcaggcataggagtgcttgaccagcaatggtcgggcacttgttgcggcccatcgatttgggtcgtgacagattatcttggcatgacagtccagaattgcatgataaggagctaaccaactcatacccaggatgacatcaaaatctaccatatctagaATCATTAAGTCAACCCAGGTGCCATACCCCATAAGTGGGACAATACAAGATGCAAAGACtatatctacaaccacagagTCTCCAACTGGAGCAGATACATGTATAGGGACATCAAATAAATCACAGACCATATTaagacccatagagaaatatgtagacacataagaaaatgtagaactcgGGTCAAATAGTACAGAAGCCATCCGGTGACAGACTGAAATGTTACCCGTAATAACTGCATCTGAGCTCTCAGCCTCTGTCCTGCCaggaaaggcataacaatgaaccaGTCCGCCAGTAGCCTGCGAACCGTTGCGATCAACCTGCAGTATCTGAGCTCCGACCATGCCGGGCTGATGTCCTCTGCCAGCCGTGTGACTCCACGCCCAATCTGAGCACGGTTTCCACTATACGATCCTCCCTCTTTACCTGATGCTGGAGCTCTAGAAGCGTGAAACTGAGCACCCTGGCCACCTTGCTTAAGTTTGGGACAATTTCTCTTGAAATTCCCCGTCTCACCACACTCAAAGCATTCGCAGTCTAGCGTCGAACGCtgaacaaaaattgaagaagCCGAATAACCACCATAATCTTGATCTCTGGCCTGCAAACCCCCTGACTGACTGGAATAGTACTGACTAGCCCCTGATGGGCCTCCAAATGAAGCATGTATGGCTGACTGAACAGGGCGTCCCATATAGACCTGGGAACTCTGGCCCTTAGAGAAAGAGCTACTCAAAACTACCACCATTTCGGGCCTTCTTCTGCGCGTACTTATTATAACCATCCTGCCTAACACCTTCGACGGTCCTAACATTATCCACCACCTCCTGAAAGGAAGCACCTGAGGCTGCAAGCAGAAGAGCTGACAACTGGAGAGCAGTTTTCAACCCTTTCACAAATCTCCTAACTCTCTCCTCCTCAATATGTAATAGTTGGAGAGCATAACGAGACAGAGAATGGAACTGGGCCTCATATGCAGCGACCGACGAATTACTTTGCTCAATATTACTAAACTCATCACGCCTCCTGTCCCTAAAAGTACGAGGAACATACTTCTTTAAGAAGACCTGATAAAACTACATCTATGTCAATAAAGGCAATCCTACTGACCTACACTCCACAAAATCCCTCCAACACAACTGGACATCACCCGAGAGCTAGAAGGTAAAAAACACAACACCATACTTCTCCACAAGCCCCATCTGATAGAGCCTCTCATGATAGTCcatgatgaactcataagcatatTCAACCTCAGTGCCATAGAAGATGGAGGTTTCATTTTCGTGAACCTCCAAAACGTATCATGCTCATCACCGGTCAACACCGGCCCTACCATTGGTCTAGGAAATACCTCAAGTCTTGGAGCCTCATCTAAACGTGAGACCACTGTTGCAGCATGTTATACCCTTGGATCACGAACTCTGTCCGAAGCCTAACCACCCAGACTCACACCTCGGCCAGCTGGAATGGCTGGTAGCACACCTGCCTCAATCAGACCATACAACAGATCTAACACTCAACCCATAACATCTGTCACCGCTGGAACAGCCACTATCTCTGGCTATATTGGTGCTGCTGAAACCTCTGCTGCCTATCCTAGAACTATTTGGGGCTCGGGGGACCAAGCGCGAGCCTGACCAGCTGCAGGAGCCCCACCCCTTGCTGGTGCTACTGCTCCTTAGCTCTGCCACTGCCACGGCCAGGGCCCTAGCCTGACCTCAACCACGAGCTACAGCTCCAACAGCCTATCTTCCACTGCTAGTTGCGGCCCCAACGGCCTGCCCAAGTCGcgaaatgcatctgagtgcattggaaaccgaaccagatatacacacaagttctaaacgacatccggacctctcggaatcgaccaATTTTCGAAAAATGTCCAAACACTCAAaggtcaactttgggtcaactctttttcactttaagcccattATTCACAAAAAGTTTcccgaatccgatctagacacctcgggaagcgtgccaaCTGTTCCCTCAGGTCAAacgtgagctaaccaagctcggaaaatgccggaaagactataacaaccaaacgggtcgctACAAGATCCTAGATCTCTCTTGTGGGAAACCATTTTACGAACCAGCTCAGTCACCCTTGCGGGTGCTTATTTAATGTTGTTCTAGAATTTGATACTCCAATGTATGTAGAGATATTGAATTGAGTAGTAACTTTTTATTATTGAGCTATTGATGTTGAAAATGATAGATGAATAGATTATGAAATAAATGTGTTGAGGAGATTTATTTGGTGGACTAAGAGCATGTTAAGATTAGCTAAATGTAAATAAAACCAACGAGTTTTAAGTGTTGAAAAGTATTCTTTAAGTATTGAAATTAATTGTTAAATAGACAGCTATGCGTTTGGATGAAGTATTGAAGCTGATAATAAACCGCTGATGTGTTATGTAAAAGAAGTACTACTAAACTATTCTTTTGTTAAAATAACTAAATACACTTAAAATATTTACCGAAATTTATATTTAGAAGTAATGTTTTAAAGAAATGAAGGGGAAGTTAGAGATTTCGTTTGAAACAAGGTATTTggagaaatagaaaaaaaaattaaggataAAAAAGTAAAATATTTGGTCAAATCAAATGTGCTTATAAGTTGAATAATTATAAGTACGACGGGGATGACCAATTTATATGTTTTTGATTGATTTTGGCTTATAAGCACTTTAAATATTTGATTAAATGCGTGAATAAGCCAAAAACTATTTACAAGCTAATTTAACCAACTTATAAGCGTAGCCAAACACTGCTACTCCTCGTGTAAGCACTGATATCATGATAAAACAAAAACTCTAACACCTTTAATAGGGGAAATTCACAAATAATCACTTTTTTAGCATCTGTTAATTGAAAAATCGTCACTATTAAAGAATTTCAAATTTTATAGACTAAACTTCAAACTACTATCGTGGGATAAGTTCAATGATCATAGCTATTTTTCAATTATAAGATCAAAAAGTGGCCGGTAGTGCAATTAACAGGCTAGAGGAACAATTTTGGCCTAATACCATCAACCTATTTGAAATGGGAATATTAAAGATGAGCCACTTTTTAAACACCTGAAATATACAAGTGATGGTTGTTGCAACTTGGGATCAAAACCCAGAATCTAAGAATCAATACCATTTTCCGCACTTGGATTCTCTCAAAAATTGTTTTGGTGGAATAACTTTTTAGTTACGTTTAGTCATCCATTGACAGACGGCTCCATCATTTAAAGTAAAGTTTATCTTCCTATATATAACAATTTCAATgtaatactatatatatatatatagtaataatTGAGTTTATAAtcaaatatctataaatatttattaaatttaTTAATGTATACACAAGGGATGAGTAACAGCTACTGAATTTTCATAAATCCGTAAATTCTCTTCTAGATCCGCCCCCGTCCAGTAATTGCTGTCTTTTCTTGACTGAGCCTCAGACCATTAATGCCCTATATATGATGCGTTAATCTTTGTTTTAAATTCAGCATTAGCAACAATATTAGTGGAGAACACAACATTAGTACATTACATTTCATCCATCAATTTGAAGAAATACGATTGTATATTTATACACAAAAAAGAACGGCTAGCATAACTTCCGATTGGAAATGTCTTTTAAAATTAATTGCATATGATGCCACTGCTGAAATTACGAACCGTCCTACGAAGGCAAACTTCTCCAAGATTCTGTTCTTTATCCAGTGGAGATATTTTTTATGAATAAAATAAGGTTTTAACTTAGAAACACTGACAGTGTGATAAAAAACTTActattataagtatatttataCTTGTTATAACAAGTAATGTATTACTATATTTTTACTGTTATCACTTATCAGTAGATTTTAGGATGAGGGTGAAAAAAAAACTcacttttggaaatccttcctCCAAACAGAAAATCATTTTAACGAGAAGCTAACGGTAAGattcttccttttttcttttggcagAAATGAAAATAAGCTTTTTGAGATCCACAGTTCACAATGCTGAACAAGTTCCtaattatttcattttaagttcGGGGAATTAATTTTTTTCAGCTGAGTTTTGGGATTCACTTGTCTATTTCATGTCATAAATTGTCTGTTTTGGTGTTACTGTTTAATGACCAGGAGGACGCATTTATAAAGAATTTATTCATTTTCATGGATCATTCTTAAATTGATGCACTTCCATTAGTTCTTTCGAGTGATCTCTTCATAAAAAAAAGACATAATACTTATctatttgaagggaaaaaaagtTTATATTCACTAATAAAAGTTTTATTCTATCAGTATCTGCTATAGAGGATTTCTTGTCTTATTTATTTAGTTATTAATTCTACTTGAAGAAAAAACACTGTCAATAAATAGAAATTAAACGGTTTTGAAAATACAAAACGAACTAACCGTTGTATGAGTAGTTTTCTAGGTTTTCACTCAACCAATGTCATCACCGAAAGCAAACTGATCATTGTAAAATTTGTAAGTCATTATGAACAAGAATAAGCTATTGTTTGTGCTAACGGATTAAAAGGAACTAATGATAAGTATTAAATGAAGAAAAACATATTTAGGTGttgaaaatgattttataaacaaGTAGTTATGTATATAAAAACAAGTATTGGAGCTGATAAGAATTGGTTAGCGTGTTTGGTATATAAAAAGTGATGATAAATACTTTTTCTGTTAAAATGACTTACATATCCTTGAAAATACTTACGAAAGATAGAGAGCTTTCTTATTGATTGAAAAGAAGCTGGTGGGCCAAGGCTTAAACTGCCAGACACAGACGAGCTAGCTGGACTCTTACGTAATTGAGTATAGAAAGAGGAATCGTCTTATGTGCGGATTGAAGTGCGTGATAGAGATAGATGCTTCTGTAAGTTTACTTTTTTCAGGAAAGCGAAATTCTTTGTCTTCCAGGGGATCGAATCTTAACTAACTGACGTATTGTAATATCAACCAGCCTTCAGAACCAGCCGAGAATAAAATCAAAAGAAAGAAGATTGATTGAAAAAGCTAAATTTAAAAGTATTTTACATAAGAAAGGATGAATGACGGAAAAAAAATTGGGAGATTGTCAAAAGTTATAATTTAGGACAAGTATTTTGGAGATTATAAAAAAAATTTAGGGTTAAAATCATAAAAGATCTGATCAAGTCAAAAGTGTTTATAAGCTGTAAAATCATAAGTTAGTTGAACATCTTATGACTTCTgactaatccttttttttttttttgacctaTAAGCACTTGaattatatgtatgtttatcaaACACATAGATAAACTAAAAGTATTTATAGACTAATTTGGATAACTTATAAACTTAGACAAACAGCCCGATTAATATCAAAACATATGAAAACACCAGGTCAAACAAACTAAACAATTAGAAGAGTGATTGGTTTGCATAAGGCCCTATTCTCATGGActaaaatcatggaaataattaAGCATGACAATTGACAACAATAGATATATATTGTTAACTCAAATGAACATTTATCTCTAGAGGTAAGTCTATATTCGCTCATATCATATTACTTTCAGCACATATAATTCTTTAATTTACATAAATTCAGCATTTTGGTCCAACTAACGGAACTTTAATTTTGATGGATCATCTATACCACTAATTAAAAGGTCTTATAATTTATATGTAACGTCCAAGCTAAATGACGATTGCAATAAGGGTTTTCTCACTCAAATTCATTCCCCCTACAATCATAGTGAAAAGAGTCTAGTCGATTAGGCTCGATGATTACGAGAAGCAAAACCAACTCTGAATTTGATGGGAAAAAAAGAGAGCAAGATTATAGATATTTATTTTGTTGATGAAACTCTTAAAAGATAAAAGAActgtgatgattttattcatgTCAAAGTTTATTTTGTTTTCGTGACTAGAGCTGAATTTGcaggaaaaaaattaaattggaAGAAGATCTCTGTCGAGATCATTTCCAATATTAATCATGACCAAGTGAAACTCAAAATTTACCAATTAGCTACTAAGACTAGCTAGAACTCTAGAAGGTTCAAAATGCAAGCTAGTGATCTTCctaatttctcttctttttctttttaacaaACGCAAAGCATATGTGCTCAGAGTAATACTATAGGGACTAAAACAAACCTACCATCAAACTTGAGGGATTATATGAGTTAAAACCTTCTAAAATTTTCTCTATATATACACCCATGAACCCCCACCTAATAACAACCTGCAGATACATACAAAATCATAAAACTTTCTTCATAAATTAATTAAACATGATAGGTTGGGAAGATATATACAAGGTGTTGGTGGCCATGATGCCACTCTATGTAGCACTTATTTTAGGCTATGGTTCGGTGAAATGGTGGCACATGTTCAAGCCAGAACAATGTGATACCATTAACAAATTCAATTGCTTCTTCATCCTCCCATTTTTCGGTTTCCAATTCATAGCTAACATCAATCCTTACAACCTCAACTATCTCTTTTTAACCGGAGACCTAATTGCTAAAGCTTTAGTGATCCTGATCCTCGCCTTATGGGCTAACTTTTACAAAATGGGGAACTTTTCTTGGTCCATAACAACTTTTTCTTTGTCCACGTTGAATAACACACTTGTCGTTGGTGTCCCATTGATGAAGGCCATGTATGGGGATTTAGGGGTTGATCTTGTTGTTCAAGCTGCTGTGATTCAAGCTTTGTTATGGCTTACTTCTTTGTTGTTTGCACTTGAGttttggaaaacaaagatgaataATAATGGTGGTGATGTAATTGATAATTCTGTGGAATTGGGGAGTGTAAGTGACTTGGAAGAAAATACTACTGCCCAAAtaaggaataataataataatgctgtGCTGGCGTTTTGGCCCTTGATTAAAGCTGTTTCTATTAAACTTGCTAAGAATCCCAATTCTTATGCATGTTTTCTTGGTCTCTTTTGGGCTCTTTTAGCTAGCAGGTATGTACATgcgtatttttatttatttaattattatcTCTTTACGTGTCAATTTAATTTCTTTATGCACTAAGCATATagaattgtttttaaaaaaatggaaACAACTATGAGGCTCGAACCCAGAACAAGTTGCAGAGCTCTATGCATTGAAGGTTATTCAACACCTTCATCACAAAGTCATATTATGCAAATACGAAAAAACAAATATTTTGTGCATATATAAATTGTTTAATACCCTTGACATTAGAAAGTGTGACATTATAATATTTTCTTGAATCCCCTATTCAGACTATTTGTAACTAACTAGATATTTTTAGTCAATTTTAATTATTGTCTAAATCTAAGGTTTGACattttaatattttcttaaatccCCTATTCAGACTATCTATAACTAACTAGATATTTTTAGTAAATTTTACTGTGCTCCAAATAAGGTGTGACATTTTAATAGTATTTTCTTGAATCCTCTATTCAAACTATTTGTAACTAACTAGATATATTTAGTAAATTAATATTTTTAGTAAATTTTAATATTTTCCAAAACTAAGGTGTGACATTTTAATATTTTCTTGAATCTCCTATTCAGACTATCGGTAACAAACCAGATAATTTTAGTAAAAGATAATATCCTTCACTTTTTCGTGTTTGGTTGttccaaagttttttttttttttaccattccAAACCAGTTAAAGATAAACAATATTCGATAATTAATTGAATCAGGCAGTTACTCATATTacttttatgttttgttttttttggtttttttcttgttttttttttttttttgtttcaggtGGAAATTTGAAATGCCAAGCATAATAGAGGGATCTATCTTGATAATGTCAAAGGCTGGCAGTGGTGTCGCAATGTTTAGTATGGGTAAGTGTTTTTAAACAGTTGGAACAACTATAAAAGTTCTTCCTTTTAATGTAGCATTTAATAACTTTTGATTCTTTATTTAATGACACAGCTAGCTTTAAATAACTTCTGATAGTTTTGTTTTACCAACAATCACTTTCGTTCTTTTACGAACTGTTTTTGACCGAAGACAACTATTCATTAAAAACAtcaaaatttatattttatttaccAAACTTTTAAAATGTCTTTATTTTGAAAAGATAACTATTATctaaagtatttttcaaaaatttactTTTGGAAAGCAAtaatttgtgtttggctaatcaatttaGAATacacttttatcaattttaaaacAACATTAATTTGTGCTTGCCAAGCTTGCAAAGTAAGCCTGTCAAGTGGGCTGGGCCGGGCCACATGGAGGCCAGGTCGGGCCGTAGTTAAGGGGCCGAGCTGGGGGCCGGGCTTGGGGAGGGAAAAGAGTGTCCGGCCCAGCCCTACccggataggggctacacctaGGGCTAACCGGGtcgggccgggttttagttagtgggtcgggttttttttttttaatttcaaatacaaaaatagacatttacatttactaataataataaaattaacatttacatctaatgataaaattgctaaaCTAAAAAAAAGTTTAGTCATCAAATTCAAAAAGCTAGTCGATGTAAGATCAACTTCAAGTGCAGTGTGgatgcattttgagcgagtaaaTAAGGAAtatgttaaatgtcaacattgtggtgaCATATATCTCCACAAGTCCAAAGCGCCGGGTATTAGACTATTAGGGGGGCGAGGGGGTTGGAGGGGGGTACCGGTGTGTTGCGTAGGCACTTGTGAAAAGGCAcgaaattgaactttgaagtttatctcttctttaaatttatCCATCGATGTTAGCCGTTTAATTTGTATGTTTTGACTTTTGATTTGCAATATTTCGccgttcaagtttgtatgttttgaatttgcaatgttatcaatttaagttttaagtttcattttaaattacttatgtagATGTTGATATGtctatttgactggacacgaaatttaagaaataagagAAGATTTTcaaacttgtggtgttaaatgagttacatatattttgtgtgactataaatcattgcataaaggtaaattgtttccaaatatagaaaggggtCATTCTTTTTAGCACGGACTAATAAAGAAATAGGTTCACGTAAATTGAAACGGATAGAGTATTATATTTGATATAATCTACGTATCCACAGTATAAATGGCATGCTAATGgaattttacttttatataaaactatcacaatctaatatatactatatactggaaatgtatcaaaggtatatttgttgagaaaacaagattgtctagctttaaaatacaattttaaagaaaacttAAGTGCTCcataaaaaaagactcataatttattgggatacaatgtttttaaaatatttattattagtaataaatgtagtacttatATACTGGAAATgtatcaaaggtatatttgttgagaaaacaagattgtctagctttaaaatacaattttaaagaaaacttAAGTGCTCCATAAAAAAAGACTCCtaatttattgggatacaatgtttttaaaatatttattattagtaataaatgtagtacttatctctttttttttttttttgttaatttgaagtgggtcgggccggtgccccggtgggccatcacTCGGGCTACTGATGGGCTAGGCTAAGGGGTTGTCCACCTTGTCCGAcccagccccctaataaatcCCATCTAGCCCAGCCCTTTACACATCTTAGTGGGTTTGGGCCGGGCCGATGGTGGGTCGGGTTTACCGGACAAGATTCGAGCCGATTCAGCCCACTTGACAGGCTTATTTCAAAGGGTGCTTCTGGgaagaatttaattttttcaaCTTTAAAAAAAACAGTTCCAGCTGCTACTAAAAaatacttgttcttgttttctAAAAACTTAGTGAAACGCCTCAACTCAAAAATAAGTACTTAAAAAATAAACActtctaattttccaaaaatatatgGCTAATCAGGCTATTAATGTCATTCTTTTCGCTGAAcaagagtgttttttttttaattttactttTAGGATTATTCATGGCTTTGCAAGGGAAAATAATTGCATGTGGAGCGGCATTGACAATTTATGCTATGATTTTGAGGTTTGTTGTTGGACCAGCAACAATGGCACTCGGCTGTGTTGTTTTGGGCTTGCATGGAACTGTTTTGCGCATTGCTATCCTCCAGGTAATTAAACCACAAAACTAATGTCTATATATAATTTgtgtaaataattttattttgtCAGTAcaagggaaaatttcataaatatacaatttgGTCACTTACATTGAAAAACAAATTAGCCCAAAATTTATATTGCAAAGCTTtaacccatatacaatattatactaTATTATAACCATctactcatatacaatattatacaatattGTAACCCGTATACCCATATGcctatatacacccatatacaatattatacaatattcccatatacttatatactcccatatacaatattatacatctAGATCTAGGTACTTTCTAATTAGACCTGAACCACCCCAGGGAGGAGGCGGCCTGTCACGACCTATTTGGCCTAAGtcgtgcaggcacttaccttcTCACCTCGGTAAGTGAATCTTCAACCCAACACATGaataaatacacaaaagaatgaaattacGCAACGGATAGGATAAATGCGTAagtctcatgatatatatataaaaaagtagtagaatagtgcggaataataacgACACCCCCAAGGtatagtctgaataatacaagagcatctaatgggAAATAATACAatttggaatactaatacataagtgtctatgtctctgaataaaataggacataagataggaaagtcttcaaggcagcggacggccATGCTCACCTTGGAAACTCGAGAATagagctgaagcgactatcagccacgtgtcACAGATgtagacccaacctgatactctacattcatgaAAGAATGCaccaagt
The sequence above is a segment of the Lycium barbarum isolate Lr01 chromosome 6, ASM1917538v2, whole genome shotgun sequence genome. Coding sequences within it:
- the LOC132644860 gene encoding auxin efflux carrier component 5-like, which produces MIGWEDIYKVLVAMMPLYVALILGYGSVKWWHMFKPEQCDTINKFNCFFILPFFGFQFIANINPYNLNYLFLTGDLIAKALVILILALWANFYKMGNFSWSITTFSLSTLNNTLVVGVPLMKAMYGDLGVDLVVQAAVIQALLWLTSLLFALEFWKTKMNNNGGDVIDNSVELGSVSDLEENTTAQIRNNNNNAVLAFWPLIKAVSIKLAKNPNSYACFLGLFWALLASRWKFEMPSIIEGSILIMSKAGSGVAMFSMGLFMALQGKIIACGAALTIYAMILRFVVGPATMALGCVVLGLHGTVLRIAILQAALPQAVTSFVYAQEYGLHADVLSTAVIVGTIISLPLLIAYYAVLDIMH